In Brassica rapa cultivar Chiifu-401-42 chromosome A06, CAAS_Brap_v3.01, whole genome shotgun sequence, a single window of DNA contains:
- the LOC103873740 gene encoding uncharacterized protein LOC103873740 has product METEREIMSRGRRRTHTKFSFGVVRLVLSVGVLACVYQSVQPPPPKMFTAVTSPRIKLRDGRHLAYKELGAPREEAKLKMIYIHGFDSCMHDSFFFHNLSPALLEELKICIVSFDRPGYGESDPDPNRTPRSIAFDIEELADGLGLGPKFYVIGFSMGGQIIWSCLHYIPHRLGGAAMVAPVVNYWWRNLPAKLSKEALSLMLPRDRWMLRVAHYAPWLTFWWNTQRWFSIASYISCDPNILSFQDKEIFSRLGFNDLNQAYARKQGEYESLHRDLMIGYGHWEFDPLDVQNPFKNSNGSVHLWHGDEDMFVPVSLQRFIISKLPWVRYHELTGSGHFFPSLMVDEIVKTLFVGED; this is encoded by the exons AtggagacagagagagagattatgtccagaggaagaagacgaacTCACACCAAGTTTTCCTTTG GTGTTGTGAGATTGGTTTTGTCGGTTGGAGTTTTAGCATgtgtttatcagtcggttcaaccTCCACCGCCGAAGATGTTCACCGCCGTGACATCACCGAGGATCAAACTGAGAGATGGAAGGCATTTGGCATACAAAGAACTCGGAGCTCCCAGAGAGGAAGCCAAGCTCAAGATGATTTATATCCACGGCTTTGATTCTTGTATGCATGACTCATTTTTCTTCCACAACTTGTCGCCAGCTCTTTTGGAGGAACTCAAGATATGCATAGTATCATTTGACCGACCTGGTTATGGAGAGAGTGATCCTGACCCGAACCGGACACCAAGAAGCATAGCATTTGATATAGAAGAGCTTGCTGATGGGTTAGGACTAGGACCAAAGTTCTATGTCATTGGCTTCTCTATGGGAGGTCAAATCATTTGGTCTTGTCTTCACTATATTCCTCACAG GTTAGGTGGAGCGGCGATGGTAGCGCCTGTAGTTAACTACTGGTGGAGAAACTTGCCTGCAAAATTGTCTAAGGAAGCTTTATCTCTAATGCTTCCTCGAGACCGGTGGATGCTTAGAGTGGCTCATTATGCACCTTGGCTTACTTTCTGGTGGAACACACAGAGATGGTTCTCAATCGCTAGCTACATTTCATGTGACCCCAACATCCTCTCGTTTCAGGACAAGGAAATCTTCTCTAGGCTCGGTTTCAATGACCTGAATCAG GCATACGCAAGGAAGCAAGGAGAATATGAAAGTCTACACAGAGACTTGATGATTGGATATGGTCACTGGGAGTTTGATCCTTTAGACGTTCAAAATCCGTTTAAGAACAGTAATGGCTCAGTCCACCTTTGGCATGGCGATGAGGATATGTTTGTGCCAGTGTCGCTTCAGCGTTTTATCATCTCAAAACTTCCGTGGGTTCGATACCATGAACTGACTGGCTCAGGCCATTTCTTTCCTTCTCTTATGGTTGATGAGATTGTCAAGACACTTTTTGTTGGAGAGGACTAG
- the LOC103873742 gene encoding Golgi to ER traffic protein 4 homolog isoform X1, which yields MNKAGRQALEAQIKSMSRERTRRELPPVQEHIDKLKKVVEEGNYYGALQMYKSISARYVTAQRFSEALHILFSGSCLELEHGLVNCGADLALLFVDTLVKAKSPCNDETLDRIRCMFKLFPRVPVPPHLVDVSDDEDVHNLQESLGEARSRVENLTSFLRAAIKWSAEFGGPSTGYPELHAMLADYLYTECPELDMVRISRHFVRAEDPEKFASTLINFMGRCYPGEDDLAIARAVLMYLSMGNMKDANLIMDEIKKQAEAKHPEFSESDLIQFTSYLLETLQRDALPLFNMLRVRYKSCIDREPLLNELLDEIAQIFYGVQRKNPMEGMFGDIFKMMG from the exons atgaacaaGGCAGGCAGGCAGGCGTTGGAAGCTCAAATCAAATCAATGTCGAGAGAGAGGACCAGACGTGAATTACCTCCCGTTCAAGAG CATATTGATAAGTTGAAGAAAGTGGTAGAGGAAGGCAATTACTATGGAGCCTTGCAGATGTACAAATCCATCAGTGCCAG ATATGTTACGGCTCAGAGATTCTCTGAAGCTCTTCATATACTCTTCTCTGGGTCATGCCTTGAACTAGAGCACGGCCTG GTGAATTGTGGGGCGGACCTTGCTCTTTTGTTTGTTGACACACTTGTTAAAGCTAAGTCACCTTGCAATGATGAAACTCTTG ATCGAATCAGGTGTATGTTCAAGTTGTTTCCTAGGGTTCCTGTACCTCCTCACTTGGTAGATGTGAGTGATGACGAAGATGTCCATAATCTTCAAGAATCTCTTGGGGAAGCTAGATCACGTGTTGAAAACTTGACCTCCTTCTTGAGAGCTGCTATAAA atgGTCTGCAGAGTTTGGAGGCCCAAGTACTGGATACCCTGAGTTGCATGCTATGCTGGCTGATTATCTTTACACCGAGTGTCCTGAACTT GACATGGTTCGAATATCACGGCATTTTGTTAGAGCCGAGGACCCTGAGAAGTTTGCATCTACGCTAATCAACTTCATGGGAAGG TGTTATCCTGGTGAAGATGACCTTGCTATTGCACGAGCAGTTCTCAT GTACTTATCTATGGGTAACATGAAAGATGCAAATTTGATAATGGATGAGATTAAGAAACAAGCAGAAGCAAAACATCCTGAGTTCTCAGAATCAGACCTTATCCAATTTACCTCATATCTTCTGGAGAC GTTGCAGAGGGATGCATTGCCTCTTTTCAATATGTTAAGAGTTAGGTATAAGTCTTGCATAGATAGAGAACCACTGCTCAACGAG TTGCTGGACGAGATTGCACAGATATTTTACGGTGTGCAGCGTAAGAATCCTATGGAAGGAATGTTTGGAGATATATTCAAG ATGATGGGCTAA
- the LOC103873742 gene encoding Golgi to ER traffic protein 4 homolog isoform X2 — translation MEPCRCTNPSVPGSQYVTAQRFSEALHILFSGSCLELEHGLVNCGADLALLFVDTLVKAKSPCNDETLDRIRCMFKLFPRVPVPPHLVDVSDDEDVHNLQESLGEARSRVENLTSFLRAAIKWSAEFGGPSTGYPELHAMLADYLYTECPELDMVRISRHFVRAEDPEKFASTLINFMGRCYPGEDDLAIARAVLMYLSMGNMKDANLIMDEIKKQAEAKHPEFSESDLIQFTSYLLETLQRDALPLFNMLRVRYKSCIDREPLLNELLDEIAQIFYGVQRKNPMEGMFGDIFKMMG, via the exons ATGGAGCCTTGCAGATGTACAAATCCATCAGTGCCAGGTTCGCA ATATGTTACGGCTCAGAGATTCTCTGAAGCTCTTCATATACTCTTCTCTGGGTCATGCCTTGAACTAGAGCACGGCCTG GTGAATTGTGGGGCGGACCTTGCTCTTTTGTTTGTTGACACACTTGTTAAAGCTAAGTCACCTTGCAATGATGAAACTCTTG ATCGAATCAGGTGTATGTTCAAGTTGTTTCCTAGGGTTCCTGTACCTCCTCACTTGGTAGATGTGAGTGATGACGAAGATGTCCATAATCTTCAAGAATCTCTTGGGGAAGCTAGATCACGTGTTGAAAACTTGACCTCCTTCTTGAGAGCTGCTATAAA atgGTCTGCAGAGTTTGGAGGCCCAAGTACTGGATACCCTGAGTTGCATGCTATGCTGGCTGATTATCTTTACACCGAGTGTCCTGAACTT GACATGGTTCGAATATCACGGCATTTTGTTAGAGCCGAGGACCCTGAGAAGTTTGCATCTACGCTAATCAACTTCATGGGAAGG TGTTATCCTGGTGAAGATGACCTTGCTATTGCACGAGCAGTTCTCAT GTACTTATCTATGGGTAACATGAAAGATGCAAATTTGATAATGGATGAGATTAAGAAACAAGCAGAAGCAAAACATCCTGAGTTCTCAGAATCAGACCTTATCCAATTTACCTCATATCTTCTGGAGAC GTTGCAGAGGGATGCATTGCCTCTTTTCAATATGTTAAGAGTTAGGTATAAGTCTTGCATAGATAGAGAACCACTGCTCAACGAG TTGCTGGACGAGATTGCACAGATATTTTACGGTGTGCAGCGTAAGAATCCTATGGAAGGAATGTTTGGAGATATATTCAAG ATGATGGGCTAA
- the LOC103873744 gene encoding glucan endo-1,3-beta-D-glucosidase gives MSSKLLTFFFVLSLVAIHQIPVVTCRQWCMAMPNASDEQLQANIDYACSNGVDCTQIQPGGVCYEPNTLYDHASYVMNAYYQSHGRIEDSCRFNRSSCWVFVDPSYGSCVYYT, from the coding sequence ATGTCGTCCAAACTTTTAACCTTCTTCTTCGTCCTATCTCTTGTGGCGATCCACCAAATCCCTGTCGTGACATGCAGACAATGGTGCATGGCGATGCCTAATGCTTCAGATGAGCAGTTACAAGCCAACATTGACTACGCTTGCAGCAACGGCGTCGATTGTACACAGATCCAACCCGGGGGAGTATGCTATGAACCAAACACTCTTTATGACCACGCGTCGTATGTGATGAACGCTTATTACCAGAGTCATGGTCGCATTGAAGACTCTTGCAGGTTCAACCGCAGCAGTTGCTGGGTCTTTGTCGACCCAAGTTATGGCTCATGTGTGTACTACACTTGA